A genomic segment from Dermacentor silvarum isolate Dsil-2018 chromosome 11, BIME_Dsil_1.4, whole genome shotgun sequence encodes:
- the LOC119433863 gene encoding transcription factor BTF3 homolog 4 isoform X1, translating to MAVGLKEDGQAPSHAGMNADKLNKLQAQVRIGGKGTARRKKKVVHRTATTDDKKLQSSLKKLTVNNIPGIEEVNMIKEDGSVIHFNNPKVQASLAANTFAVTGHAETKQITEMLPGILNQLGAESLTHLKRLASVQSAMVSHSEQSGGAGACAGDDEDDDVPDLVENFDEASKAEVV from the exons ATGGCCGTGGGACTTAAGGAAGACGGCCAAGCGCCTTCCCACGCAG GCATGAATGCCGACAAGCTAAACAAGCTCCAGGCTCAAGTCCGCATCGGCGGCAAG GGTACAGCACGCCGGAAGAAAAAGGTGGTCCACAGGACAGCCACAACAGACGACAAGAAGCTTCAGAGTTCCCTCAAGAAACTCACTGTAAATAACATCCCAGGAATTGAAGAG GTAAACATGATCAAGGAAGATGGCTCTGTGATCCACTTCAACAACCCCAAAGTCCAGGCTTCCTTGGCAGCGAACACGTTTGCAGTCACGGGCCATGCTGAGACAAAAC AAATCACAGAGATGCTCCCTGGAATCCTGAACCAGCTTGGGGCCGAGAGCTTGACCCACTTGAAGAGGCTGGCCAGTGTACAGAGTGCAATGG TGAGCCATTCGGAACAAAGTGGAGGTGCTGGTGCATGTGCTGGCgacgatgaagatgatgatgttCCAGATTTGGTTGAAAACTTCGATGAAGCTTCAAAGGCTGAAGTAGTCTAG
- the LOC119432849 gene encoding uncharacterized protein LOC119432849 produces MQVVKARLQRWVKATGILGELQIGFRQGRRIEDILFVITQSIELALQAGDPLYVAFLDIAKAYDCVDREILWKILAEMGLADEDRVLLQAIYSDVVAEVEWDGLKTAQVEMP; encoded by the coding sequence ATGCAAGTGGTGAAGGCACGACTCCAGCGCTGGGTGAAGGCCACGGGAATCCTTGGAGAGCTTCAGATTGGTTTCCGGCAGGGACGTCGCATAGAGGACATTCTCTTTGTCATCACGCAAAGCATTGAGCTGGCGCTCCAGGCCGGGGACCCATTGTATGTGGCTTTCCTGGACATAGCTAAGGCCTATGATTGTGTGGACCGAGAGATCCTCTGGAAGATACTGGCAGAGATGGGCCTGGCTGACGAAGATCGCGTACTGCTTCAGGCAATCTACAGCGATGTGGTGGCAGAGGTGGAGTGGGATGGCCTTAAGACTGCACAGGTAGAAATGCCTTGA
- the LOC119433863 gene encoding transcription factor BTF3 homolog 4 isoform X2 has translation MNADKLNKLQAQVRIGGKGTARRKKKVVHRTATTDDKKLQSSLKKLTVNNIPGIEEVNMIKEDGSVIHFNNPKVQASLAANTFAVTGHAETKQITEMLPGILNQLGAESLTHLKRLASVQSAMVSHSEQSGGAGACAGDDEDDDVPDLVENFDEASKAEVV, from the exons ATGAATGCCGACAAGCTAAACAAGCTCCAGGCTCAAGTCCGCATCGGCGGCAAG GGTACAGCACGCCGGAAGAAAAAGGTGGTCCACAGGACAGCCACAACAGACGACAAGAAGCTTCAGAGTTCCCTCAAGAAACTCACTGTAAATAACATCCCAGGAATTGAAGAG GTAAACATGATCAAGGAAGATGGCTCTGTGATCCACTTCAACAACCCCAAAGTCCAGGCTTCCTTGGCAGCGAACACGTTTGCAGTCACGGGCCATGCTGAGACAAAAC AAATCACAGAGATGCTCCCTGGAATCCTGAACCAGCTTGGGGCCGAGAGCTTGACCCACTTGAAGAGGCTGGCCAGTGTACAGAGTGCAATGG TGAGCCATTCGGAACAAAGTGGAGGTGCTGGTGCATGTGCTGGCgacgatgaagatgatgatgttCCAGATTTGGTTGAAAACTTCGATGAAGCTTCAAAGGCTGAAGTAGTCTAG